A window of the Paenibacillus woosongensis genome harbors these coding sequences:
- a CDS encoding glycosyl hydrolase family 8, with product MTVWHYSWTKLLMVFMVVILGLSAAVTVYSKGEAVKSVGSSTEEFITKHMTNANGTLATYLQPGASTDPDIVAGREALSESLGFWMQYAVKKRDQALFERSYEVLNSRFLTSEKYIVWKIESDGRVKVNTNALGDDFRIIGSLLEASQLWKKDEYLAAAREISDTLQMHVQNNGYFVDFHDFARDESPTTLSLVYVNIAVLKLMKDHQLIDSGTYEQYVRLLSEMPDDGVFFPVTYDVQEQKYAYGDDVNLIDQLMIGIHRAELGKKPTPLISFLKKELSQQKSIKGRYNRATRTAEVSYESPSVYGLAILLALECGDKEWAKQLSKQMISLKNKDTSFSGGYVFNKNTHFFDNILPLLAETALQNP from the coding sequence ATGACCGTATGGCACTATAGCTGGACAAAGCTGCTGATGGTATTCATGGTAGTTATTTTAGGATTATCCGCAGCTGTCACCGTGTATTCCAAGGGGGAGGCCGTGAAGAGTGTGGGCTCGTCCACAGAGGAATTTATTACGAAGCATATGACAAATGCAAATGGAACTTTAGCCACTTATTTGCAGCCGGGAGCCTCCACTGATCCGGATATCGTGGCTGGGCGCGAGGCGCTTTCCGAGTCATTGGGATTTTGGATGCAGTATGCCGTAAAGAAGCGGGATCAAGCGTTGTTTGAACGCAGCTATGAGGTGCTGAACAGCCGATTTTTGACGTCGGAGAAGTATATTGTCTGGAAGATAGAGTCGGATGGCCGGGTGAAGGTAAATACGAATGCGCTTGGTGACGATTTCCGTATTATCGGCAGTCTGCTAGAGGCATCACAGCTTTGGAAAAAAGACGAATATTTAGCTGCGGCAAGAGAAATATCGGACACACTGCAGATGCATGTGCAGAACAACGGCTATTTCGTCGATTTCCACGACTTTGCGAGGGATGAATCCCCTACAACGCTGAGCCTGGTTTATGTGAATATAGCGGTGCTTAAGCTGATGAAGGATCACCAGCTTATCGATTCGGGCACTTACGAGCAATACGTTCGCTTACTCTCCGAAATGCCGGATGACGGCGTGTTCTTTCCGGTCACCTACGATGTTCAGGAGCAGAAATATGCATACGGCGACGATGTTAATCTCATCGATCAATTAATGATAGGCATTCACCGTGCAGAGCTGGGCAAGAAGCCGACCCCCCTTATCTCATTCCTGAAGAAGGAGCTCAGCCAGCAGAAAAGCATTAAAGGACGCTATAACCGGGCAACCCGCACGGCGGAGGTCTCTTACGAATCGCCATCGGTGTATGGTCTTGCCATACTGCTAGCCTTGGAATGCGGGGATAAGGAATGGGCCAAGCAGTTGAGCAAACAAATGATATCCCTTAAAAATAAGGACACATCCTTTTCTGGCGGGTATGTTTTTAACAAGAACACCCATTTTTTTGATAATATTCTTCCTTTACTTGCCGAGACAGCTTTGCAAAATCCTTAA
- a CDS encoding glycosyltransferase family 2 protein, whose product MADVLLILCMVSIWIAVFQSIIIMTGAIRFVWRQSITPLTMPADMEGFPTVTVIVPAHNEELVITATARHVLHLNYPEHKIQFIVVADNCTDNTAGRLKALKAQPMYQHRDFFIMERKGTGGKSGALNDALEHATGEWICIFDADAAPEKNSLLFLVQKAMEEPELYGAVFGRNKARNRGQNFLSRCINLELVTMQRVLHTGMWELFKLGTIPGTNFIIKTSLIKEIGGWDEQALTEDTAISFEILSRGQLIALAPQAEAYQQEPEQLSVYMKQRERWAKGNYQVVLDNFHHLFKPSSWRIKLHVLYYMASYFWFLVTIVISDLIIVVNIAYWLIALFKPEVLSPFQFEGDVYIYLIFAWALMYYLYVLQINLALASDIGQSNVRNFVLSCITYFTYAQLFLVISLRASYNMIMDKIMHRESKWYKTQRFD is encoded by the coding sequence GTGGCTGATGTATTGTTGATACTGTGCATGGTTAGCATCTGGATTGCCGTATTTCAATCGATCATCATCATGACCGGAGCCATTCGCTTTGTATGGCGGCAGAGTATAACGCCGTTGACAATGCCTGCCGATATGGAAGGCTTCCCCACGGTGACCGTGATCGTTCCAGCCCACAACGAAGAGCTTGTCATCACGGCTACGGCGAGGCATGTTCTCCATCTGAACTATCCCGAGCACAAAATTCAGTTTATCGTCGTGGCGGATAACTGCACGGATAATACAGCAGGGCGGCTAAAGGCGCTTAAGGCTCAGCCCATGTACCAGCATCGGGACTTCTTCATCATGGAGCGTAAAGGAACGGGCGGCAAATCAGGCGCCTTGAACGATGCATTGGAGCATGCCACCGGGGAGTGGATTTGCATTTTTGACGCGGACGCTGCGCCGGAGAAAAATTCGCTGCTCTTTCTCGTGCAGAAGGCGATGGAGGAGCCGGAATTGTACGGGGCGGTGTTTGGACGCAACAAGGCCCGGAACCGGGGGCAGAACTTCTTATCCAGGTGCATTAATTTGGAGCTGGTGACGATGCAGCGGGTGCTCCATACCGGCATGTGGGAGCTGTTCAAGCTGGGGACGATACCGGGCACGAACTTTATTATCAAAACGTCGCTGATCAAAGAAATCGGCGGTTGGGACGAGCAGGCGCTGACCGAGGATACGGCCATTTCGTTTGAAATTCTCTCCAGGGGCCAGCTTATTGCGCTGGCCCCGCAGGCCGAGGCTTACCAGCAGGAGCCGGAGCAGCTATCCGTATATATGAAGCAGCGCGAACGATGGGCCAAAGGGAACTACCAGGTCGTACTGGACAATTTTCACCACTTGTTCAAGCCTTCGAGCTGGCGCATCAAGCTGCATGTCCTTTATTATATGGCCAGCTATTTCTGGTTTCTGGTCACGATCGTGATTTCCGACCTGATCATTGTCGTCAACATCGCTTACTGGCTCATCGCTTTATTTAAACCGGAGGTGCTGTCTCCCTTTCAGTTTGAAGGCGATGTGTACATTTATCTGATCTTCGCCTGGGCGCTGATGTATTACTTGTACGTACTGCAGATCAACCTTGCCCTGGCTTCCGATATCGGGCAGAGCAACGTCCGGAACTTCGTACTGTCCTGTATTACGTATTTTACTTACGCACAGCTATTCCTTGTCATTTCACTCCGTGCCTCTTATAACATGATCATGGACAAAATCATGCATCGGGAAAGCAAGTGGTATAAGACGCAGCGGTTTGATTAG
- a CDS encoding diguanylate cyclase domain-containing protein: MRRNIPAYRMASGYILLILLAIVQQFFVFLNVYLEQSYTGAEFAFSIAALAALLIGLILPLGVSVVGVFVFLVGYFVWLSTFARLDVLAFLWILLVPANVGIAAVIKSALIRSKIVIQRLAELEQRTPQVDLDTALGNKEALAEIVVKQSNLANRYSERYSFCMAMFKIDFLPLVQELLGSQRYALLLQELSSIIQTQIRYEDYKFSLEQGRFIILCPMTNHDFLQALADRIKLALMDIHFLDRNGRPLKLVIRAGTIVFQKEQFSKYKDIDAIIAALERYSETDLIGEYI; this comes from the coding sequence ATGAGGCGCAACATACCGGCATATCGCATGGCATCGGGCTATATCCTGCTTATTTTACTGGCGATCGTACAGCAGTTTTTCGTCTTTCTCAACGTTTATCTTGAGCAGAGCTATACCGGGGCGGAATTTGCGTTCAGCATCGCGGCCTTGGCGGCACTGCTGATCGGGCTGATACTTCCATTAGGGGTGTCCGTCGTCGGAGTATTCGTGTTCCTGGTCGGGTATTTTGTATGGTTGTCGACTTTTGCGCGTCTGGATGTTTTGGCTTTTTTGTGGATTTTGCTTGTACCGGCCAATGTTGGTATTGCCGCTGTAATCAAATCGGCGCTAATTCGTAGCAAGATCGTCATCCAGCGGCTGGCAGAACTGGAGCAGCGTACACCGCAGGTTGATCTCGATACGGCACTCGGCAACAAAGAGGCGCTGGCCGAAATTGTCGTCAAGCAGTCTAATTTGGCCAACAGGTACTCAGAACGCTACAGCTTCTGCATGGCGATGTTCAAAATCGATTTTCTACCGCTGGTGCAGGAATTGCTAGGTTCGCAGCGTTATGCCCTGCTTCTGCAGGAGCTATCGAGCATTATTCAGACTCAGATCCGTTATGAGGATTATAAATTTTCCCTGGAGCAGGGCAGGTTTATCATTCTGTGCCCGATGACCAACCATGACTTCCTGCAGGCGTTGGCGGATCGGATCAAGCTGGCCCTGATGGATATTCATTTCCTGGATAGAAATGGGCGCCCCCTTAAGCTCGTCATTCGCGCGGGAACGATCGTATTCCAGAAGGAGCAGTTCAGCAAGTATAAGGATATCGACGCAATTATCGCTGCACTGGAGAGATATTCCGAAACGGATTTGATAGGGGAGTACATTTAA